The nucleotide window TCAGTTTAATCTCTGAGGCCTCGAGTAACTGTTCTAGTTGTGCATAATCCCGTTCCTTCTTACTCATTTTACAGCCATCCTGCCGATTTCAAGTCCGAAATTTTCTTCTGAACGTCTTCCACTATAAGATTCATCGCCATTCCTTTGATCCCCAGCTCCTTTAGACATTTGTAATATAGACGCTCGTCCTTTTTGTAAGGTGCATCACAGTACCCAATTTCATTCCTTTGACAAACATAGTCTGAAATATACAATGTAAGAATGAATCTCTTAGATTCGCCCTCAGCCTTCTCTGGGTCATGATGGGACCCTATAGCCTTAACTAATTCATAGGGAAATTCCCAGCTATCAGCTATTTCTCGTCCAATATCTGAATGATTAAAACCTAGGGTTTTCTCTTCCGTATCTGGCAGATTCTGTCTGTTCCTTTTCGACTCCTCAAGAGCCAACCGAAATTCGTTCTGGAGGAATTGATCTTCTGCTATAATACCTAAGTCATGCAACAAACCCGCCACATATATGTTCTCTCCTGGCTGCCTAAATTCCTTTGTGTAAGTCAACTTGCTACATAGGGCAACTGCAAAGCTGTGCTCCCATAACGCAGGTCTCGAATAATCTTCATAGCTGGAATTGTCCTGAAACACCTCGCTGACCTTTTGACTTATTGCTAACTCTCTTACAGTATTGAATCCAACGCACACAATAGCGTCTTGTATCGCATGAATTTTTCTTCGGTAACCGTAATAAGCTGAATTGGCGCGTTTCAGTAATCTTGCTGATAAAGGAGGATCTTTGTCAATTACGTCTTTTAACTCCTTTGCACCGGAATTGGGATCGTTTATTATTTCTACAAGTTTTGTTACCACCTGTTTGATAGATGAAATATCAGACTTATCAATCTTTCCAACAAGTCGGGCAAGCTTGTCATTGGAACTCACTGAGCCGTCATGGTCCCCAACGTGGGAAGATATCTCTTCGGTAGACCCTTTGGCTATTGGCAACTTATCTTGTTGAGCTGTTTCCGTCATGATCTGCCTCTCATTGAAGGTGCTTGTCACTACATTTTTATTCAAGGTAAGTGCCTTGAACGGGGACACTAATCCTCCCTCTACGGGACGCAGGAATCATGCCGAAATGTCACAAAAGGCTAAATATCAGTAAGGTCAAGTGGTTAAGGCCGTTGACATCAAGTCTTTGAGCATGGAAATCCAGGCGATGTGTCAGATCGTTGACACTTGGCGACCGAAGTCTGAGCATGTCCGAAGATCGTGTTCGCGTGGTTTATAGGAAAGGTAAGATGAGGCTCACTGATGAATTGGGAGACATTTGGGACGTCCTTGACTTTTTTAATCTAATTTCGTATGTAAGGATAAATCAGATTGAAAGAAACTGAGCCATGCCAAGAAGAGCCAGGCTGGTCAGGGGGCATAAGTAGATAACTAAGGTTCTATGAGCCGAAAGTTGTCTTCTTCGGCATACTGTTCGCCTCTTTTTACGGCGTACCCCACTCCGGGCTGGGTCATCCCAAGATGCCTGGATAAGTCCGTCAACGCGTATCCCGGTTCCCTCACCGCCAACATCATGTCAAACTAATTATATATTGATGTCCGTCCCGCTTGAGTTTCCTGAATTGGTTTTCTTCTGCCATCTTTTCTCCTCGCAACGACGATCTACTTACCGCCGATTGGCAGATTCCCAGGCGCCCGGCTATCTCAACCGTGGCCATACCCAATTGTAGATTCGAAAAGGCCGGTCGAACCCGGACCATATGGATATATAATGGAAACGACCGTTGAGGATACAGGCTGGGCACGAAAAACAGTCGATACGGATCATCGTAAAAGTTGCCATTCATGTGTTAGTCATGTATTGAGGTTTTTATACATACAAGTGGAGGGACTGCAATGGAAAAATACCCAGAAAAAAAAGATGACATATCCATTGTGCTCTGCGGCGCCGCCGGGCAAGGGGTTCAGACCGTCGAACAGCTTTTGACCCATCTGTTCAAACGGTCAGGCTACAATCTTTTCGCCACCAAAGAGTATATGTCCAGAGTCCGCGGCGGCAGCAATTCAACAGAATTGCGCGTCTCATCATGGAGGGTTCAGGCGTACTTGGACAGAATCGATATCCTGTTTCCCCTGAGCCGCGAGGCCATGAAACATGTGGAGCACAGGGTTACGGGAGAAACCATTATCCTGGGTGAAAAGGAGAAGCTTCTGAGTCCTGATGGCAGCCAGGACATGGCCATCATCGATATTCCACTATCGGATATCGCCTCCAAGATCGGGGGCGCCATATATGCCAATATCATAGCAACAGGGGTCATCGCCGCCCTTTTTGACATGGACAGGCAAAGCATAATCGATGACCTGAGCAGGCGTTTTTCTAAGAAGGGCGACACGGTCTTGGCCAATAACATACGTGCCATCGAGCATGGTTATGACATTGGCCATGGCCTGATACGTTCCGGGGCTGTGACCATTACGATGAAGAAGCATTCGGACGTGGCCGACGACATCATTATCAGCGGCGGAGAGGCCGTCGGCATGGGAGCCATTGCCGGAGGATGCAATTTCATTTCCTCCTACCCCATGACGCCGTCAACCGCTGTCCTGACATTCCTTGCCCAGCAATCAAAGGCATTCGACATCATCGCAGAGCAGGCAGAAGATGAAATAGCGGCTATGAACATGGCCATAGGGGCGTGGTATGCCGGAGCAAGGGGCATGGTGACGACCTCGGGCGGGGGCTTCGCCCTTATGACCGAGGGATTGAGTCTCGCCGGCATGATGGAATCGCCCATGGTGATCCATCTGGCCCAGAGGCCGGGGCCGGCAACGGGCTTGCCGACGAGAACGGAACAGGGTGATCTCGATCTGGCGCTCTATGCAGGACATGGCGAATTCCCGCGGATTATTTTCGCTCCCGGAACACTGCAACAGGCCTTTGAACTGACGGCCAAAGCCTTCAACCTGGCGGACAAATACCAGGTGCCGGTGTTCATTCTCACCGACCAATATTTCATCGATTCCTATTACAACACCCCGAGAATCGATGTGTCGGGCTGCGAAATCGAAAGATATATCGTTGCCACTGAGAAGGGTTATGCGCGATATGCCCTGACCGAAAACGGCATTTCACCTCGGGGGATCCCCGGAGACGGCAAAGGGTTGGTTGTCGTTGACAGCGACGAGCATGACGAGGCAGGACATTTGACGGAAGATCATCATGTCAGAATCAGCATGGTGGACAAACGTCTCGGGAAAACGGCACTTTTGCAGCAGGAGGCCGTATTTCCCGAGGTTTTGGGAAAAAGCGCCTGCAAAACGATGATCGTCTGCTGGGGATCTACATTCACCATCGCCAGCGAGGCGATCCGGCGCCTGGGGCGGGACGATATCTGTCTCGCTCATTTCAGCCAGGTTTACCCGCTCCACCCCCGTACGGCGGACATTTTGAGCAAGCCAGACCGGCTTGTGATAGTGGAAAACAACGCCACATCCCAGTTTGCACGGGTACTCAAAATACACGCGGACATTGATATGAAAAGGAAGGTTGTCAAGTATAACGGGCTGGCCTTTTCGGTGGAAGAACTCGAGAACGGACTGGGCGAATTGTTATAGAAAGGAGGCCTCTCATGGATATAAAGGGTTATGACATGGGCCATATTGATATCGGCTGGTGTCCCGGCTGCGGTAATTTCGGCATTCTGTCCACACTGAAAAATGCCCTTGCCGAACTGGACATTGCCCCTGAAGAACTGGTGGTGGTTTCAGGAATCGGGCAAGCAGCCAAAATCCCCCATTACCTGAAATGCAACGCCTTCAACGGCCTTCACGGAAGAGCACTGCCCGCTGCGGTGGCTATCAAGGCCTCTAATCCCGAACTGATCGTGATCGCTGAAAGCGGTGACGGCGACATGTACGGTGAGGGCGGGAACCATTTTATCAGCACCATCCGCAGAAACCCGGACATGACCAATATCGTTCACAACAACATGGTATACGGTTTGACCAAAGGCCAGGCGTCGCCCACAAGCCAGAGAGGTTTTGTCACGCCGGTGCAGGTGAACGGCGTCATTCTAGAACCATTCAATCCGATTGCTATTGCCGTGGCGCTCCAAGTGTCATTTGTTGCACGGGCCTTTATCGGCGATACGGATATGACCAAGGAGATCATCAAAAAGGCCATATCCCACAAAGGGTATGCGCTGGTCGATATATTTCAACCGTGCGTATC belongs to Deltaproteobacteria bacterium and includes:
- a CDS encoding 2-oxoacid:acceptor oxidoreductase subunit alpha, whose amino-acid sequence is MEKYPEKKDDISIVLCGAAGQGVQTVEQLLTHLFKRSGYNLFATKEYMSRVRGGSNSTELRVSSWRVQAYLDRIDILFPLSREAMKHVEHRVTGETIILGEKEKLLSPDGSQDMAIIDIPLSDIASKIGGAIYANIIATGVIAALFDMDRQSIIDDLSRRFSKKGDTVLANNIRAIEHGYDIGHGLIRSGAVTITMKKHSDVADDIIISGGEAVGMGAIAGGCNFISSYPMTPSTAVLTFLAQQSKAFDIIAEQAEDEIAAMNMAIGAWYAGARGMVTTSGGGFALMTEGLSLAGMMESPMVIHLAQRPGPATGLPTRTEQGDLDLALYAGHGEFPRIIFAPGTLQQAFELTAKAFNLADKYQVPVFILTDQYFIDSYYNTPRIDVSGCEIERYIVATEKGYARYALTENGISPRGIPGDGKGLVVVDSDEHDEAGHLTEDHHVRISMVDKRLGKTALLQQEAVFPEVLGKSACKTMIVCWGSTFTIASEAIRRLGRDDICLAHFSQVYPLHPRTADILSKPDRLVIVENNATSQFARVLKIHADIDMKRKVVKYNGLAFSVEELENGLGELL
- a CDS encoding HDOD domain-containing protein, with protein sequence MSPFKALTLNKNVVTSTFNERQIMTETAQQDKLPIAKGSTEEISSHVGDHDGSVSSNDKLARLVGKIDKSDISSIKQVVTKLVEIINDPNSGAKELKDVIDKDPPLSARLLKRANSAYYGYRRKIHAIQDAIVCVGFNTVRELAISQKVSEVFQDNSSYEDYSRPALWEHSFAVALCSKLTYTKEFRQPGENIYVAGLLHDLGIIAEDQFLQNEFRLALEESKRNRQNLPDTEEKTLGFNHSDIGREIADSWEFPYELVKAIGSHHDPEKAEGESKRFILTLYISDYVCQRNEIGYCDAPYKKDERLYYKCLKELGIKGMAMNLIVEDVQKKISDLKSAGWL
- a CDS encoding 2-oxoacid ferredoxin oxidoreductase (catalyzes the coenzyme A-dependent decarboxylation of 2-oxoacids, such as pyruvate and 2-oxoglutarate), coding for MDIKGYDMGHIDIGWCPGCGNFGILSTLKNALAELDIAPEELVVVSGIGQAAKIPHYLKCNAFNGLHGRALPAAVAIKASNPELIVIAESGDGDMYGEGGNHFISTIRRNPDMTNIVHNNMVYGLTKGQASPTSQRGFVTPVQVNGVILEPFNPIAIAVALQVSFVARAFIGDTDMTKEIIKKAISHKGYALVDIFQPCVSFNKTNTYEWFKENTYYLDDAYDPGDRIRAFEKAVETTRFPLGVIYANPDKATFEASLNVYSQDPTPVVRRKRDLAALQQVMDRKRDL